From Vibrio splendidus, a single genomic window includes:
- the crp gene encoding cAMP-activated global transcriptional regulator CRP, with the protein MVLGKPQTDPTLEWFLSHCHIHKYPSKSTLIHAGEKAETLYYIVKGSVAVLIKDEEGKEMILSYLNQGDFIGELGLFEEDQERTAWVRAKSPCEVAEISFKKFRQLIQVNPDILMRLSAQMANRLQVTSQKVGDLAFLDVTGRIAQTLLNLAKQPDAMTHPDGMQIKITRQEIGQIVGCSRETVGRILKMLEEQNLISAHGKTIVVYGTR; encoded by the coding sequence ATGGTTCTAGGTAAACCCCAAACCGATCCAACATTAGAGTGGTTCCTTTCACACTGTCATATTCATAAGTACCCTTCAAAAAGTACTTTGATTCATGCTGGTGAAAAGGCAGAAACCTTGTACTACATCGTTAAAGGTTCTGTGGCAGTTCTTATCAAAGACGAAGAAGGTAAGGAAATGATTCTTTCTTACCTAAACCAAGGTGACTTCATTGGTGAACTTGGCCTCTTCGAAGAAGACCAAGAGCGTACTGCATGGGTTCGTGCAAAATCTCCTTGTGAAGTGGCTGAAATTTCTTTCAAGAAATTCCGTCAACTTATCCAAGTGAACCCAGATATCCTAATGCGCCTTTCAGCGCAAATGGCAAACCGTCTACAAGTAACTAGCCAAAAGGTTGGTGACTTAGCGTTCCTTGACGTAACAGGTCGTATCGCTCAAACGCTACTTAACCTAGCGAAACAGCCAGATGCAATGACTCACCCTGACGGCATGCAAATCAAGATCACTCGTCAAGAGATTGGCCAGATTGTTGGTTGTTCTCGTGAGACAGTAGGTCGTATCTTGAAGATGCTAGAAGAGCAGAACCTAATTTCTGCACACGGTAAAACTATCGTGGTATACGGCACTCGTTAA
- a CDS encoding DUF1338 domain-containing protein, with product MTPDLLFKSLWDDYIHRLCPSAEKVHHLLKEDEALINDHIALRTFNVAPLGIETLAKPFLELGYKACGDYLFESKKLVAKHYEHPDPNQPKVFISELKVEECSSDLQQIVAKLVEQVDASKLQGHEFLFGGRLWDLSFADFQVLAKESEYASWLAAHGYGANHFTVSVNQLNEFDEVQTVNDYLSDSGFTINASGGQVKGSPEVLLEQSSTMADKVPVSFVEGNEVIPGGFYEFAKRYAMANGELYTGFVAASADKIFESTNG from the coding sequence ATGACGCCCGATCTACTCTTTAAATCACTATGGGACGATTACATTCACAGGCTTTGCCCATCGGCCGAGAAAGTTCATCATCTGCTGAAAGAAGACGAAGCCCTGATTAATGATCACATTGCACTGCGAACTTTCAATGTTGCACCGCTAGGTATTGAAACACTGGCTAAGCCTTTCCTTGAATTAGGCTACAAGGCTTGTGGCGACTACTTGTTTGAGAGCAAGAAGTTAGTGGCTAAGCACTACGAGCACCCAGACCCAAACCAACCGAAAGTGTTCATTAGTGAGTTGAAGGTAGAAGAGTGTTCAAGTGACTTACAACAGATCGTTGCGAAGTTGGTTGAGCAAGTAGACGCAAGCAAGCTTCAAGGTCATGAGTTCTTGTTTGGTGGTCGCCTTTGGGATCTGAGTTTCGCGGATTTCCAAGTCCTAGCAAAAGAGAGTGAATACGCGTCTTGGCTAGCGGCTCATGGTTACGGTGCAAACCACTTTACGGTGAGTGTGAACCAGCTTAATGAGTTCGATGAAGTACAGACTGTGAATGACTATTTGAGTGATTCAGGTTTCACTATCAATGCATCTGGCGGTCAGGTTAAAGGCTCTCCAGAGGTCTTATTAGAGCAATCATCTACAATGGCAGACAAAGTGCCAGTTTCATTTGTTGAAGGCAATGAGGTGATTCCTGGTGGCTTCTACGAGTTCGCTAAGCGTTATGCGATGGCGAATGGTGAGCTTTATACAGGATTTGTTGCAGCATCGGCTGACAAGATCTTTGAGAGCACCAACGGTTAA
- a CDS encoding isoaspartyl peptidase/L-asparaginase family protein, translated as MSQPFSIAIHGGAGTILREQMSDELKTGITEALEKSVLAGYQVLQSGGDALDAVVASVKVMEDSPHFNAGKGSVLTHDEFVEMDASVMHGREMDAGAIAGVRHIKNPIELARDVMFKSDHVLLIGEGAEKFAFEHEYIFTEQDYFFTERRYDQLQSMKEKGIFALSEAKYDEQQAQKYPDDKKYGTVGAVALDQAGNLAAATSTGGVTNKKYGRVGDSPIIGAGTVAENGNVAVSTTGMGEFFLRKMVASDVAARMRYLKEDVHTACEHIIQGELKTMGGEGGLIAIDGQGDIHFGMNSSGMYRASVDTNGCVEVKIYADD; from the coding sequence ATGTCACAGCCTTTTTCAATTGCCATTCATGGTGGTGCAGGAACTATCTTGCGAGAGCAAATGAGCGATGAATTAAAAACGGGTATTACCGAGGCTTTGGAGAAGTCGGTTTTGGCTGGCTATCAAGTTTTGCAATCGGGTGGCGATGCGCTGGATGCAGTGGTTGCGTCAGTCAAGGTGATGGAAGACAGTCCGCATTTTAATGCCGGTAAAGGCTCAGTTTTAACTCATGACGAATTTGTTGAGATGGATGCTTCTGTGATGCACGGTCGCGAAATGGATGCGGGTGCTATTGCAGGTGTCCGCCATATCAAAAATCCAATTGAACTTGCGCGTGATGTGATGTTTAAAAGCGATCATGTGCTGCTGATTGGTGAAGGCGCAGAGAAGTTTGCGTTTGAGCATGAGTATATCTTCACCGAGCAAGATTACTTCTTTACTGAGCGTCGTTATGACCAACTTCAGTCGATGAAAGAGAAAGGCATCTTTGCTTTGTCTGAAGCAAAATACGATGAGCAACAAGCTCAAAAATATCCAGATGATAAAAAGTACGGCACGGTTGGCGCAGTAGCATTAGACCAGGCCGGTAACTTAGCTGCAGCGACCAGTACCGGTGGCGTAACCAATAAAAAATACGGTCGTGTGGGAGATTCTCCAATCATCGGTGCAGGCACTGTTGCTGAAAATGGCAACGTGGCCGTATCAACGACAGGTATGGGTGAGTTCTTCCTTAGAAAGATGGTCGCCAGTGATGTGGCGGCAAGAATGCGTTATCTCAAGGAAGATGTGCATACGGCTTGTGAACACATCATTCAAGGTGAACTGAAAACCATGGGTGGCGAAGGCGGCTTGATTGCTATCGATGGCCAAGGTGATATTCACTTCGGTATGAACAGTTCAGGGATGTATCGTGCGAGTGTTGATACTAACGGTTGCGTGGAAGTGAAGATTTATGCCGATGACTAA
- the kefB gene encoding glutathione-regulated potassium-efflux system protein KefB: protein MALTNDFLQSSVIFLAAAVVAVPIAQRAGLGSVLGYLLAGVAIGPWGLGLISDVEAILHFSEFGVVLLLFLIGLELNPKKLWQMRAPILGLGGAQVLITTLIITAIACLFGLTWQTSLVIGMGLALSSTAIALRVIEERELGGKEAGQSGFAVLLFQDIAVIPMLAMLPLLAGNTGGSWADMLWMLGGVIGLLVGGHFLLRPLFRYVVMSGVRELFTVAALLLVIGIAVIMQQIGLSMALGTFLAGVLLAESEYRHELEIAIDPFKGLLLGLFFISVGMAVNLGLLAESPFAILIAVSSLVVLKGLVLYTLARIFGTQTKARSRMAMILSQGGEFAFVIFTAASAQGILSGDQVSFLLVVVSLSMVTTPLMLKLQDRFFARQLNQISESAMSSDVVDRSPRVIIAGFGRFGQIIGRLMYANKIRITVLESDASQIHILRKFGYKVFYGDSTHLELLRAAGADKAEAIVLCTDSPDEIMKTVDLCKQHFPQLKILARARSRVEAYQLLNHGVSNYSRETFLGALDLGRQTLTELGMHPYKAKRAEAHFRKLDNGMLKELLPQHSEDAELAQRAKEARKELEEIFGHEMENDHQSRNYWQ from the coding sequence ATGGCTCTGACTAATGATTTTCTACAAAGTAGCGTTATATTTTTAGCGGCTGCTGTGGTTGCGGTTCCTATCGCGCAGCGAGCTGGTTTAGGTTCAGTACTCGGCTATCTATTAGCTGGCGTGGCGATTGGCCCGTGGGGGCTTGGTTTAATCAGTGATGTCGAGGCGATCCTACATTTCTCCGAATTCGGGGTGGTGCTGCTGCTTTTCTTGATTGGCTTAGAGCTTAACCCTAAAAAACTGTGGCAGATGAGGGCGCCTATTCTCGGACTCGGTGGAGCGCAAGTGCTGATCACCACCTTGATTATTACCGCTATCGCCTGTTTGTTCGGATTAACATGGCAAACCAGCCTGGTAATAGGTATGGGTTTAGCGCTGTCTTCGACAGCCATAGCCTTACGTGTTATTGAAGAGCGAGAGCTTGGCGGAAAAGAAGCGGGGCAATCCGGCTTTGCAGTACTACTTTTTCAAGATATTGCTGTTATTCCAATGCTAGCGATGTTGCCTCTACTTGCGGGTAATACGGGCGGCAGTTGGGCTGACATGTTGTGGATGCTAGGTGGTGTCATTGGCTTGCTTGTCGGTGGTCACTTCTTATTGAGACCACTGTTCCGATACGTAGTCATGAGCGGTGTGCGTGAGTTGTTCACGGTCGCGGCGCTATTATTGGTGATTGGTATTGCCGTCATCATGCAGCAGATTGGTTTGTCGATGGCATTAGGTACTTTCTTAGCGGGCGTACTTCTGGCTGAAAGTGAATATCGACATGAGCTTGAAATCGCCATAGACCCATTTAAAGGGTTACTGCTCGGCCTGTTCTTTATCTCTGTGGGTATGGCGGTGAACCTAGGTTTACTGGCAGAAAGTCCATTCGCAATATTGATCGCGGTGTCGTCTCTGGTCGTATTGAAAGGCTTAGTGCTGTATACGCTGGCTCGTATCTTCGGCACTCAAACTAAAGCGCGCAGCCGTATGGCGATGATTCTCAGCCAAGGTGGTGAATTCGCTTTCGTTATTTTTACCGCAGCGAGTGCACAAGGCATCCTAAGTGGTGACCAAGTGTCGTTCTTACTGGTTGTTGTGAGCCTTTCGATGGTGACCACGCCATTGATGCTTAAGCTGCAAGATCGTTTCTTTGCTCGTCAACTCAATCAAATCAGTGAAAGCGCGATGTCTTCTGATGTTGTCGATCGTAGCCCTCGAGTGATTATTGCCGGCTTTGGTCGTTTCGGTCAGATCATTGGGCGTCTAATGTATGCCAACAAGATTCGTATCACCGTTCTTGAAAGTGATGCCAGCCAAATCCATATCCTTAGAAAATTCGGCTACAAGGTATTCTACGGTGACTCAACTCACCTTGAACTATTACGAGCTGCGGGAGCGGATAAGGCCGAAGCCATTGTGCTGTGTACCGACTCTCCGGACGAAATCATGAAAACCGTGGATTTGTGTAAGCAGCATTTCCCGCAGTTGAAGATCTTAGCGCGTGCTCGAAGCCGTGTTGAAGCGTATCAATTACTTAACCATGGTGTGAGCAACTATTCTCGTGAAACTTTCCTTGGGGCTCTAGATTTAGGTCGTCAAACATTGACTGAACTTGGTATGCATCCATATAAAGCGAAGCGAGCAGAAGCACATTTTAGGAAATTGGATAATGGTATGCTCAAAGAGTTGCTTCCTCAGCATAGCGAAGATGCCGAGTTAGCTCAGAGAGCGAAAGAAGCTCGTAAAGAGCTTGAAGAGATCTTTGGACATGAGATGGAAAATGATCACCAATCTAGAAACTATTGGCAATAG
- a CDS encoding hydrolase: MTIFTAAAGLSNPHLQTLVPRFIRKQALFAPQWQTLETPDGDFLDLAWSESPEGDTPSNEARSNKPIFVLFHGLEGSFESPYANGLMNAFAKDGWLSVMMHFRGCSGKPNRLARAYHSGEVEDARFFLRHLHAQFPNNPKVAVGISLGGNMLANYLAEYADDPLLSAATIVSAPFDLACCSSRIERGFSKLYKKYLLNSLKSNALKKIKLLQEKLGITAETIKKIDKLYEFDERITAPLHGFKNAQDYYAQCSALPKLNKIKLPTQIIHAKDDPFMTDDVIPKFVLPDNIDYRLFQKGGHVGFITGSTLKPRFWLEEALPAYYESIQDSA, encoded by the coding sequence ATGACAATATTTACCGCAGCCGCTGGTTTATCTAATCCGCACTTACAAACCTTAGTGCCACGATTTATTAGAAAGCAGGCATTGTTTGCCCCTCAATGGCAAACCTTAGAAACCCCTGACGGTGACTTTCTCGATCTTGCTTGGAGCGAATCGCCAGAGGGTGACACCCCAAGTAATGAGGCTCGAAGTAACAAGCCGATATTCGTTCTATTCCATGGCTTAGAGGGAAGCTTTGAAAGCCCTTATGCCAACGGACTGATGAATGCCTTTGCTAAAGATGGCTGGCTATCAGTGATGATGCACTTCAGAGGCTGCAGCGGAAAGCCCAATCGCTTGGCTCGCGCTTACCATTCAGGTGAAGTCGAAGATGCACGCTTTTTCCTAAGACATCTACACGCCCAGTTTCCCAATAACCCTAAGGTAGCGGTTGGTATCTCTTTGGGCGGTAACATGCTGGCGAACTATTTGGCTGAGTACGCGGACGACCCATTGCTGTCGGCGGCGACGATTGTCTCTGCACCTTTTGATCTGGCTTGTTGCTCTAGTCGTATTGAGCGAGGTTTCTCTAAGCTCTATAAAAAGTACCTGCTCAACTCTCTCAAATCGAATGCCTTGAAAAAGATTAAGCTGCTGCAAGAAAAGCTCGGTATCACCGCCGAAACCATTAAGAAGATAGACAAGCTGTATGAGTTTGATGAACGGATTACTGCGCCTCTGCACGGGTTCAAGAATGCTCAGGACTACTATGCTCAGTGCTCAGCGCTTCCAAAACTTAATAAGATTAAACTACCGACTCAGATCATCCATGCCAAAGACGATCCGTTTATGACAGACGACGTGATTCCAAAGTTCGTGTTGCCCGATAACATCGATTATCGCCTGTTTCAAAAAGGCGGCCATGTGGGGTTCATTACCGGTAGCACGCTCAAACCAAGGTTTTGGTTAGAAGAAGCGTTGCCTGCTTACTATGAAAGTATCCAAGATTCGGCATAA
- a CDS encoding TIGR02444 family protein: protein MSPEHAPISLTLERLWQFSLQYYSVRGVKDACLALQNQFHGNVNLLLLLKWLDEQQLSFAEEEWHKVQQCLSRSETLLHSYRELRKHLKPQVVDSLYREALQFELQLEKQQQSDLVDCINSLQLTANQQSPLAFQYCRLLGAENLYDAFSEPAPQP from the coding sequence ATGAGCCCAGAGCACGCACCAATATCACTAACACTGGAACGACTATGGCAATTTAGCCTTCAGTATTACAGTGTGCGCGGTGTAAAGGATGCGTGCCTAGCTTTGCAAAACCAGTTCCACGGCAACGTCAATCTACTGCTGCTTCTCAAATGGCTCGATGAGCAGCAATTGTCTTTTGCCGAAGAAGAGTGGCACAAGGTACAACAGTGCTTAAGCCGCTCTGAAACCCTGCTTCATAGCTATCGAGAGCTGCGTAAGCACCTCAAACCTCAAGTCGTCGATTCCCTCTACCGTGAAGCTCTCCAATTTGAACTGCAGTTAGAGAAGCAACAGCAATCTGATCTCGTCGACTGCATTAATTCTCTTCAGCTTACGGCTAACCAGCAATCACCACTCGCTTTTCAATACTGTCGTTTATTAGGGGCAGAAAACCTCTACGACGCTTTTTCTGAACCAGCACCCCAACCCTAA
- the kefG gene encoding glutathione-regulated potassium-efflux system ancillary protein KefG: MSNTPSTDKAVPKVLIIYAHPEPHTSIANQMMVKKVESLGHVKIHDLYAIYPDFFIDVPYEHDLLLEYDVIVFQHPLFMYSCPSLLKEWFDRVLGKGFAFGEQSALKGKHWRSVITTGGKEEAFGAAGYNKYPLQEILQPFELTAALCQMHWISPLVLHWARNVSDMTLYQHAEAYRNWLRDPLQDIGANDGSD; the protein is encoded by the coding sequence ATGAGTAATACTCCCTCGACAGACAAAGCCGTGCCAAAGGTGTTAATAATCTACGCACACCCAGAGCCGCACACCTCTATTGCTAATCAAATGATGGTTAAAAAGGTCGAGTCGCTCGGTCATGTCAAAATTCACGATCTCTACGCCATCTACCCAGACTTCTTTATCGATGTGCCTTATGAGCATGATTTACTCCTAGAGTACGATGTGATTGTGTTCCAGCATCCTCTGTTTATGTATTCCTGTCCTTCGTTATTGAAGGAGTGGTTTGATCGTGTGTTAGGAAAAGGATTTGCATTCGGTGAGCAGAGTGCGCTTAAAGGCAAACACTGGCGCAGCGTTATTACTACCGGTGGTAAAGAAGAGGCGTTTGGCGCCGCAGGCTATAATAAATATCCATTACAAGAGATCTTGCAACCATTCGAGCTAACCGCTGCTTTGTGTCAGATGCACTGGATATCCCCCTTAGTTTTACACTGGGCGAGAAATGTTTCGGATATGACGCTTTACCAACACGCAGAAGCGTATCGAAATTGGTTGCGAGACCCGCTACAAGATATAGGGGCGAATGATGGCTCTGACTAA
- a CDS encoding YheV family putative zinc ribbon protein: MKQKKRFIAGASCPSCKTQDTLRWWVENNIELVECVDCDFTEQRKPKTVEKSEHANQEMIGIFKPE; this comes from the coding sequence GTGAAACAGAAAAAACGCTTTATTGCAGGGGCGAGCTGCCCAAGCTGCAAGACTCAAGACACACTCCGCTGGTGGGTTGAAAATAATATAGAGCTGGTGGAATGCGTCGATTGTGACTTCACTGAGCAGCGTAAACCGAAAACTGTAGAGAAATCTGAACACGCGAATCAAGAAATGATCGGTATTTTTAAGCCAGAATGA
- a CDS encoding SlyX family protein: MTEKRIEQLESRVNDLECQLAFQEQTIEELNEALSQQQMLITRMQDQMKFVVGKVKNMDGSNLADASEETPPPHY, translated from the coding sequence ATGACAGAAAAGCGAATTGAACAACTAGAAAGCCGCGTGAATGACCTAGAATGTCAGTTGGCTTTCCAAGAACAAACCATTGAAGAACTCAATGAAGCGCTTAGCCAACAACAGATGTTGATCACGAGAATGCAAGATCAAATGAAGTTCGTGGTGGGTAAAGTAAAAAATATGGATGGCTCAAACCTCGCTGACGCATCAGAAGAGACGCCACCTCCACACTATTAA
- a CDS encoding phosphoribulokinase, with amino-acid sequence MSAKHPIIAVTGSSGAGTTTTSEAFRKMFNMMDVKAAWVEGDSFHRFTRPEMDVEIRKAREQGKHISYFGPQANDFGALEEFFRQYGNEGTGKVRSYLHTFDEAVPYNQMPGTFTPWQEIPENSDVMFYEGLHGGVVDGDINVSQHVDLLIGMVPIVNLEWIQKFVRDTRDRGHSREAVMDSIVRSMDDYLNYITPQFSRTHINFQRVPTVDTSNPLNAKGIPSLDESFVVIRLRGIKNVDFPYLLAMIDGSFMSRHNTLVVPGGKMSFAMELIVRPILQQLIETGKIG; translated from the coding sequence ATGTCCGCTAAACATCCAATTATTGCGGTGACGGGTTCATCAGGAGCCGGCACCACCACTACCTCAGAAGCCTTCCGAAAAATGTTCAATATGATGGACGTGAAGGCCGCTTGGGTTGAAGGGGATAGTTTCCATCGCTTCACTCGACCAGAGATGGACGTCGAGATCCGTAAGGCTCGCGAGCAAGGTAAGCACATCAGCTACTTTGGTCCACAAGCCAACGATTTTGGCGCATTAGAAGAGTTCTTCCGTCAATACGGTAATGAAGGCACGGGTAAAGTCCGTAGTTACCTACATACCTTCGATGAAGCCGTGCCTTACAATCAAATGCCGGGCACCTTTACGCCATGGCAAGAGATCCCAGAAAATTCTGATGTGATGTTCTACGAAGGTCTTCATGGTGGCGTGGTAGATGGCGACATCAATGTCTCACAGCACGTCGACTTGCTGATCGGTATGGTGCCAATCGTCAACCTTGAGTGGATCCAAAAATTCGTTCGTGACACACGCGATCGTGGGCACTCACGCGAAGCAGTAATGGATTCCATTGTTCGCTCAATGGATGATTACCTTAACTACATTACCCCGCAGTTTTCGCGCACTCATATCAACTTTCAGCGAGTCCCAACCGTAGATACATCGAATCCACTGAACGCTAAAGGGATTCCAAGTTTAGACGAAAGCTTCGTGGTTATACGTTTGCGTGGCATCAAAAACGTCGATTTCCCCTACCTTCTGGCTATGATAGATGGCTCATTTATGTCACGCCACAACACGCTTGTGGTGCCAGGCGGTAAGATGAGTTTTGCTATGGAGCTCATTGTAAGGCCCATCCTACAACAGCTCATCGAAACCGGAAAAATAGGTTAA
- a CDS encoding YheU family protein, producing MIIPWQDIAPETLENLIKEFVLREGTDYGDVEVSLQNKIDQVKHQLASKEVSIVFSELHETVDIQVTKRF from the coding sequence ATGATCATCCCATGGCAAGACATTGCGCCAGAAACACTGGAAAACCTCATTAAAGAATTCGTGCTGCGTGAAGGCACAGACTACGGCGACGTAGAGGTTTCACTGCAAAACAAGATTGATCAAGTGAAACATCAATTAGCCTCAAAGGAAGTCAGCATCGTGTTTTCTGAGCTGCATGAAACCGTTGATATTCAAGTCACAAAGCGCTTCTAA
- a CDS encoding ABC transporter ATP-binding protein, whose translation MITFSDIQLLRGGKPLLDQASATFHPGDKIGLVGKNGCGKSTLFALIKDELSIDAGSFSKPAHWEMAWVAQETPALERTAIEYVIDGDREYRGLEDQLEKAEQADNGTLVAEIHGKIETIGGYSIKARAAELLDGLGFRQEQMTWNLTQFSGGWRMRLNLAQALLCRSDLLLLDEPTNHLDLDAVMWLERWLQNYPGTLVLISHDRDFLDPIVNRIVHVENQQLNEYTGNYSSFETQRAQKLILQQAMFQKQQKQMSHMQSYIDRFRYKASKARQAQSRIKALEKMEQVLPAQFDNPFSFEFREPDALPNPIMMMDEVSAGYDDNLILEKIRLNLVPGSRIGLLGRNGAGKSTLIKLLSGELKQQGGELSYSQGVKMGYFAQHQLETLHPEETPLQHMMQIAPKHTEQQLRDYLGSFGFQGEKALDKVAPFSGGEKARLVLALLVWQKPNLLLLDEPTNHLDLDMRQALTFALQTFEGAMVIVSHDRYLLRATTDDLYLVHDRQVAPFDGDLSDYYKWLTEQQKVERKEAQALAPAKDGANSAAAKKEQKRKEAEFRKLTAPLRKKLTQFEKQMDKLTLSLEEAEQELSDTSLYEAENKAKLNKVLALQASSKSQLEEVEMDWMSTQEELEQMEQDMDSL comes from the coding sequence ATGATTACTTTCTCTGATATTCAATTGCTCCGCGGTGGTAAGCCACTCCTCGACCAAGCATCTGCGACTTTTCATCCTGGCGACAAGATCGGTTTGGTTGGTAAAAACGGCTGTGGTAAATCTACGCTGTTCGCCCTAATCAAGGACGAACTGTCTATTGATGCAGGCTCGTTCAGTAAACCAGCTCATTGGGAAATGGCTTGGGTTGCTCAAGAAACACCAGCATTAGAAAGAACAGCCATTGAATACGTGATTGATGGCGACCGTGAATACCGTGGCCTTGAAGATCAACTAGAGAAAGCGGAACAAGCCGACAACGGCACATTAGTCGCAGAGATCCACGGCAAGATTGAAACCATTGGTGGTTACAGCATCAAAGCACGTGCTGCCGAGTTATTGGATGGCCTAGGCTTTCGCCAAGAACAAATGACATGGAACCTAACCCAGTTCTCGGGTGGTTGGCGTATGCGTTTGAACTTAGCGCAAGCCCTTCTATGTCGCAGTGACTTACTGCTACTCGATGAGCCTACCAACCACTTGGATTTAGACGCAGTAATGTGGCTAGAGCGCTGGTTACAAAACTACCCAGGCACACTGGTTCTTATCTCGCACGATAGAGACTTCTTAGATCCTATCGTCAACCGCATCGTGCATGTTGAAAACCAGCAGCTCAATGAATACACAGGTAACTACTCGTCGTTTGAAACTCAACGAGCACAAAAGTTAATCCTGCAGCAGGCAATGTTCCAAAAGCAGCAGAAACAAATGTCTCACATGCAGAGCTACATTGACCGTTTCCGCTACAAAGCATCAAAAGCTCGCCAAGCGCAAAGCCGTATTAAAGCACTAGAGAAAATGGAACAAGTGCTACCCGCTCAGTTTGATAATCCATTCAGCTTTGAGTTTAGAGAGCCAGACGCGCTGCCGAACCCAATAATGATGATGGATGAGGTATCGGCGGGCTACGATGACAACCTGATTCTAGAAAAGATTCGCCTTAACCTCGTTCCGGGTAGCCGAATTGGTCTGCTTGGTCGAAATGGTGCTGGTAAATCAACGCTAATCAAGCTGCTTTCAGGTGAACTGAAACAGCAAGGCGGTGAGCTGAGCTATTCGCAGGGCGTTAAGATGGGTTACTTCGCTCAGCATCAATTGGAGACGCTGCATCCAGAAGAAACGCCACTTCAGCACATGATGCAAATTGCACCGAAACACACCGAGCAACAACTGCGTGACTACCTAGGTAGCTTTGGCTTCCAAGGTGAAAAAGCACTCGACAAGGTGGCCCCATTCTCGGGTGGTGAAAAAGCGCGTTTAGTATTAGCGCTACTGGTATGGCAAAAGCCGAACCTGTTGTTACTCGATGAACCAACCAACCACTTGGATCTCGACATGCGTCAGGCGTTGACCTTCGCCCTACAAACGTTTGAAGGCGCGATGGTTATCGTATCGCACGACCGCTACCTACTTCGTGCGACTACCGATGATTTATACCTTGTACACGACCGTCAAGTTGCACCGTTTGATGGTGACCTAAGCGATTACTACAAATGGCTAACCGAACAGCAGAAAGTTGAACGCAAAGAAGCACAAGCATTGGCACCAGCAAAAGACGGCGCCAACAGTGCAGCAGCGAAAAAAGAGCAGAAACGTAAAGAAGCCGAGTTCCGTAAACTGACGGCACCACTTCGTAAAAAGCTGACTCAATTTGAAAAGCAGATGGATAAGTTAACGCTATCTCTCGAAGAAGCTGAGCAAGAATTATCCGACACTTCACTGTATGAAGCTGAAAATAAGGCTAAACTGAATAAAGTACTCGCTCTGCAAGCGAGCAGTAAGTCACAGCTAGAAGAAGTTGAAATGGATTGGATGTCCACTCAAGAAGAGCTTGAGCAGATGGAACAGGATATGGATAGCTTATGA
- the slyD gene encoding peptidylprolyl isomerase — protein sequence MKIEKNVVVSVAYQVKLEDGVVVDQSTAEAPLDYLHGHNNLITGLEKELEGKVAGDKFSATVTPEDAYGEHNDDLVQRVPADVFQGVEQIEVGMRFLADTDQGPIPVEVTEVDGDEVVVDGNHMLAGQTLTFDVEVVAVREATEEEVQHGHVHQEGGCGSHGHDHDHDHEGGCCGGEGHDHAEEKKDGCCGGGSCGSH from the coding sequence ATGAAAATTGAAAAGAACGTAGTAGTTAGTGTTGCATATCAAGTGAAACTTGAAGATGGCGTAGTAGTTGACCAATCAACTGCAGAAGCTCCACTAGATTACCTTCACGGTCACAACAACCTAATTACAGGTCTTGAAAAAGAGCTTGAAGGCAAAGTAGCTGGCGACAAGTTCTCAGCAACGGTTACTCCAGAAGACGCTTACGGTGAGCACAACGATGACTTAGTTCAACGTGTTCCTGCAGACGTATTCCAAGGTGTTGAGCAAATCGAAGTTGGCATGCGTTTCCTAGCGGATACTGACCAAGGTCCAATCCCCGTTGAAGTTACTGAAGTAGATGGCGACGAAGTTGTTGTTGATGGTAACCACATGCTAGCTGGCCAAACTCTAACGTTTGACGTTGAAGTTGTAGCCGTTCGTGAAGCGACTGAAGAAGAAGTTCAACACGGTCACGTACACCAAGAAGGCGGCTGTGGTAGCCACGGTCACGACCATGATCATGACCACGAAGGCGGTTGCTGTGGTGGCGAAGGCCATGACCACGCTGAAGAGAAAAAAGACGGCTGCTGCGGCGGCGGTAGCTGTGGTTCTCACTAA